The genome window acacactgcacccctccacactgcacccctccacacactgcacccctccacacacaaccactgtTCTGGGAACAACCATTACTAACTGTTGTGGTGAAGCCTAACATCTGGAGTCAAAACAACATACTAACGTGTTCATTTAGAAGATGCTTTTTATCCAAACTGAGATGAAAAAGGGGATTTTAGCTTAATGTCACAAACCAGTTCGGGAAGTGACAAAGAAGGGGCCAAGTCCTTGGAATTAGGATATCAAAGTAAAACTAAACATTTCTTAAACAAAACGATTCAGAGCCGCAGAGCTTCAGCAATTCAGAAGAGAATGTGTGATTAGGCAGCAGACATGCTTCTATTGACAGGACAAGAATAGAAGATTGTTTCTGCATTCACCAATtacacacagggagtcaggtggctgagtggttagggaatcgggctagtaatctgaaggttgttggttcgattcctggctgtgacaaattacgttgtgtcatttgcaaggcacttcaccctacttgcctcggggagaatgtccctgtacttactgtaagtcgctctggataagagtgtctgctgatTTATTCCTCAACCAACCATAGATGAGAAAAACAGACAACATTTTACAGACAACGTACACAAGGAAACACAAGAAAAATAACACACAATTTCAGTGCCCCTAATGGAGACATGAGCTGCTGTTACATAAGCAGATGAGTGAGAATCAGTGCAGATCTGGATCAGTCAGGACTGGTCCAGATCCACCATCCTGACTGGACCAGATCTACCATCCTGACTGGACCAGATCCACCATCCTGACTGGACCAGATCTACCATCCTGACTGGTCCAGATCCACCATCCTGACTGGACCAGATCCACCATCCTGACCGGACCAGATCTACCATCCTGACTGGTCCTTAGCAGAAGCTGTCTGTATATGATCAGGCTTCTTTGTGATTGGCAGGGTTGGTGTCACTGACAAACCAACAGTTAGTGATGAATGATCAGCAAATGTATGTACTTACAGCCTCACTCAAGGGTGGGGTCCACATGAACAACacaatcctcacacacacacaaacagacgtaCACAGAAGCACAATATACACAGACGctacactacacacaaacacactacagaTGTAGAGAGCTGCAGGATGGACATggccacaactctctctctctctctctcacacacacacacacacacacctcactcactACCAAGGACTCCCACACAACAATGTTCCTGTGGCAGTCATCGCCATGGCAATCTGACACCAGCTctgcatcacccccccccccccccccccccccatgttctCCAGTGTtggggaatgtcactgtacttactgtaagtcgctctggataagagcgtctgctaaatgactaaatgtaaatgtggctgTCCCTGGAGGATCAGGTGACTTCTGACAAGGGACTAATCTGGGAAGATAAGGAAGGtctgactgtttctctctcacacatgaaAACATACACTATGGGTAACTATGGGTAACAAAACGTACCCAGCATCACAGAGTCTCACAGTTTGAGTATATGGAGTTGAAAGCCCACTCTGTCATGAAGCCTCAGACACGTCATTACTATTTTCCTTCTTCCACCCACCATGACCATCCTGATGCTCATCCTTCATGCATATCCAGAATATTCTAATCATTATCATGAATAACCTTTTTGAGACGGACGCGACAGTAGCTTTGCGTAACTACTTTGTTATTTTAAGATGGAGAATATGATCAAAATGTTGTCTAAAAATAATGATGTCGCCTAATTGGTAATCGCAAGACATTGCCACAATGGCATCTAAACATTAGAACGATGCTCGACGCTCTTCCTGACGTCAGATCATTTCTACCTCAGACCTATATCTCGACATACACCTGCAAGATCAAATTAAACACCGCAGTATCAAAATTGTACATTAATAGTTGATATCATTTAATTTAGGTTTGTCTGAATGCTTCAAGCTAGTAGTAGGCTAGTTTGTCTCCGAAACTATTGAAAAAATTACTGTGACAATGGAAGCAAAAACTACTACTGATTAATCGTTAGAATTACCTGATAATTCGTCGGGCTCCAGGCCAGTCTCTGTGTCGATTCCACATACAACGAAGTAGTGGGCAAAGCGGCACGAAGCCGTTCCCAAACCAGAAGTAACCGCGCTCATCCTCTTTGTAAATGCAGCTACGTCTGCTTTGGATTTAAACACGCTGAATTTTCATCAAGTGCAGGGTAAATTATATAAAAATTTAAATTCGATGTCTGTGTTCTTTTCACAAACCCCTCTTGATATCTCGTTGGAGATGCAAGGATGGATCTCCTGCCTCCAGTCAACAACACGCAGTGATTCGGTCAGCGCGAGACTAGAATGTTTTGAAGCGCCCCTCGTCTCTAGTAGACTATCCATTGTTccaaaaggggaggagagagtgggtgggagggagatatGCCAAATATTATAATATGGACTAATGATTTCAGGTTCACAAGCACTTACTATAGTTCTAAAGATGACTGCGAACGATAATGGCTTCTAAGGTCAAACTGACACACCAAAACCAACGCAGGGAACAAAATGCCCCTAACCCGCCAATGTATCCAATATATAGGACCCACTTTTGATGCTTTAATAAGTTCGTGTTTTTATGAGGGATTCCCTTGCTCTGAACAACCATGATTTTTAAAAGGAGCAGACAAGGGCACACCCATCCTAGAATAAAGTGGAGTATAGGCCTTTGCAGAAAAGGTTTTACACCGTTCAAATAAAGCAGATTTATTCATTCAAACATACAAAGCACACATTTAACGTACAATCCCCATATGTGAATCCATAGGGCAACACCATCACATAGTTCCATCAAAATAAATATATCTACAACAGTAGTGGGTATACAAGCTGTACAAGAGGGATGCTTTTATTTTAGTCAGAAAAGAATACACATCAGCCTTTCTGCCATCTCTGCTCCCACACGCCTGAGAGAACAGCTGCATTTGGGTATGTATGTCAAAACTGTGCAGCATCTGTGTCCGCAGAGGTGTCCAAGAGATGGAAGCTTCTGGAAGTGATCCATCTGGTGGGTGGCTCCACAGGTCTTGTGCTGCCTGGATCTGTAGCTCACACCCCAGTTAGGCCTCTGGACGATGGCAGCTAGCCTGCCTGAAGTCTGGCACACAAGTACAGCTAGTTCCTCACCACCATTAATCATGCTACTCAAAAAAGGACCCCAATTTAAGTTGGACATACAGAACATTCCATGTCTAAATCAATTACACTTTGCAGTTTTCTAGTATTGGAGCTGTGCCTTGTCCTAGTCTGTCTTGCTGTCATCCAGACATGCAAGTGTGTGAATCAGGCACCCTCCAACAGCTACAACATCAGCTGAACACAGCTCTCACCAGAGAAATAGGTGGCCAGTTCAGGGGTTGGAGGTCCTGACATGTGTTGGCAGTGGCTTTGGAATCATACTATTCTCACTGAATAGGCAGACATCAAGTTTTCAAGAGGTTGAAGGACACTGAGTGGAAATGTGCTGTTTGCATGAGTGCTGTGTCTCTCAACTGAGCACTCCTGAGAGATGGGGTAGgttgggaggagggagtgaagaaggagtgagggagggagggagggatcgagcgaggaaggagggagtgagggaatgaggaagggagcgagcgaggaaggagggagtgagtgaggaaggagggagaggtggtttTGGTCTCTGTACCTCTTTGGGTCTGTGCACTTCCTCCAATGATCATCCTCCTGGATGATCATTACCATTTCTCTGGGAGAAGCAGAGATACTTCTACTGTTTGATGGAAGGTCTAGGTGATTGGGGCGGGGCAGGTCTGTGAGGACTGGAAGTTGCAGATGAAGGGTTTGGGGCAAGGCTGTTGTGAATGAGAGTTGGGAGCTGAGAACACCTTGaaggagcctggaggaggaagtTATGTGAGGATGCGTGCCACCTGGGCCCGGACCTCCCCTTCAGggtgagagagcagctggaccaGCCTGCTGTGAAGCTGAGAGGACTGGTCTAGCAGGACCCGGTACAGGcagtcctgcctcctcctcaggTCTTCCGCCACCAGTGCCGAGGGTCTCCAGGCCTTCAGGTTCCCAGCGAAGGTCAGCAGCCTCAGGAGGACAGCTGGACTAGTTCGCCCGTCAAACAGCAGCACAACCGAGGCAGgcgcctggaggagggagggccgggaggggggagggccggGAGGAGAATGAGAACCAGCAGCAGAGAATGAACTCCTGGACCTAAGAGTAGTGTTGCTTTCGTCAACGAAAATGATGACTAAATATAATCATCAACGAACCAGACGAAAACTACACGAGACGCAACGTaaatgctggtcatgtgacgatgactataattaaatgtataatgcaattTTGTTGACAAATAAAAACTAGATGAAATgtggtttacaaaataaaaactaGACAAAATGTTATAACGTTATTTCGTCTCGTTTAGACGCGTTATTATTAGCCAACTCATGAGGCTGTGGTTAATGTGTCTCATTTAATGTTAGCTTTATACGTTAGCTTTAAATGTTAGCCACTGGAGCTGAAAACGAcagacaaacgtgtgtgactagtgtatgtgtgtatatatttgtttgtgaaagagtgtaaagtgggttaACATGTGTGActactgtgtgtactgtgtgtctgtatttgtttgtatgagAGTGTAAAATGGATTCTTAGTTCctacctgactgactgtgtactaagcatcccttgttggccaaatactgtagctagttgtcattcacatagcaatcacactgaactgaatttggcATCAACATGACTTTGAACACCATATTCTAGACCAACACATACATTTAAACACATGGTAACATGCCTCCCGAGACTACTGCTTAGACTACTTCTGTTTTGATtaaaaagagacaaaaataaaattttcattgacttaaactagactaaatgtcatcagttttcgtcTACTAAAACTAGACGAAAATAGTCATGGATAAGTCTGACTAAAATGCTCAGACTTTTAGCCGACTGAAACTTGACTAGACTAAAAAGAGTATGAACGTGACTAAAACgaataaaaactaaaatgacaGCTTGACACAAAGACTAAAACTCAAATTAAAACAGGCCACCAAAAACAACACTACCTGAGAGGCTCCTGAGAGGTGGAACAGTGGGGCTGAATGCATTGTCTTACCTGGGCTTGAACAATGTCATCCATCATGTCAGGATTTGAGGACACATTCACAAgtacttttaaaacttggatcTGGAAATAAAAAGACAAATATGTTATGAATCTATATATAGTACAATAGTTAGTACTGACCGAAAAATATGTATCACTCTTCTTTACAGGTATTCCAACCATTAATTacatgcagtgtttcccctaggtttacagctttgggggcggggggcgtaaataagataaataacaaagccatttagtttgtttaataaaagagcaagttATATACCTGTTTTATAGAAAAtctaaccttaaatgacttattttgtgatcgggcgctatatatatatatatataaaaaatttaaaaacgttttatttttatttttttattgacctTCCAGGGGAAGTGGGGGGTgctgttgggggggcggggcacccccctaatataatggtaggggaaacactgacattacatttacatttagtcatttagcagacgctcttatccagagcgacttacagtaagtacagggacattcccccaaggcaagtagggtgaagtgccttgcccaaggacacaacatcatttggcacagccgggaatcaaactggcaaccttctgattactagcccgattccctcaccgctcagccacctgactccgtatGATCATGTACGATCATTTTCTATCTTGGACTGAGTGTAAATGGAGAGGCCTACCTGTAACACTTCATTGCTGACGACTaacaaagagaggaggagggagacagagccgCAGAGCAGGTGCTGGTGCTCGTCAGTGACGGACAGGTTAGTCAGCAACCTGAGGGCAGCAAGCTGGAGGTCAGAGTTCACCGGGGACATTTCGATCAGCTCCAGAACTTGGGGCACGTACACCTGGCAGAATAAAGGCAGACATGTCATCAAGGAGTTCTGACAAAGAACCTGGCAACCCCTACAGTACAAAAAAAAAGGTGCTGCAGTAAGGGATGTTTCAGAAACGATTCCTTGCCTATATCATGATGTTAAATTAAAAGTGTGACATTGCGATGCCAAAGCCACTTGTAATAGATAATGTTGAGCCTCCAGACATGTCATGTGTAGAATGATAACTTGCACAACGGAAGTACCTTGATTAGCTCCTGGTTCCTGATATTCATGCTCAGGTTGTTCAAGGCATTTAGAgtctgaactctgacctctggCACAGGGTCAGACAGGAAGCCAGCAATGACATGAAGGCCCCCTAACTCTCGCATCAGATCCTAGAGGAGTAGCGGAGGAGAAGTTGTACTGACAGACAGTACTGGTATAATAGTCCTGCTAGAGAACATGTTATTGTCATTACAACTTAAAACTCATGCTGGCTTACTAATAGCTTGACCGTGTTCAGCCTGCCTTGAGCAGAAAGTAATTTATTAAGCTTGATGGCCAAGTCTGGACTGACCTGGTTGACGGTGAAGGCAGCAGTGTTTCCCAAGGTGAGGAGGATCTCAGCTCTGTCAGAGGGGTGGTTGTTCTGAAGGAGAGACAGTAGCATCTCCAGGTGTTGAGGTTCCAAACTTCCAGAGGACTTGGACACAATGTCGCCTGTAGATTCGGCTTAACCAACGGTATCAGGGAGAAACTGGCAATTACTTCCAAAGAAAACTTTCCAACCTTCAGTCAACGAATATTTCCAGCTGATGTAACGCTATATCTATCTACCTGAGTGTGGTAGCTAGATGTATTGTTAGCTACAGCTGGTTGGCTCAATATTTTTGATACTGGGCTAGTAAGCTAATTTAGGTTGTCTACATTTAGCTCTAGTAATTTCCCCCTGCCCAACAACATTAGCAGGCAAAACTTTATGGGTCTTATTCATCGAATCGGTcgttagctagctaaacttGCTAGGCTAGCTTGTTAGCTGAGAGTAACTAGCTAACCTTCTTCCCAAAATTAGAGTTTAGCTGACTGGTGGCTAACCCAACCAAACTAGACAACTTAGCTAGTTTTAACCTTGCTAGCTAGTTTCTTGGATCTTACTTGATGCCTGGTCCACCGTCCGACATTTAGCGTTAGCTCTGTGTGCACGAACAACCTCCAATCCCGAAACCTTGGCTAAAAGGCTTCCAGGGTGGAGGACGATGTCACCTGTTTCGGTACTCTTCAGGCCACGACTTCCACTGGAGGCACTTTTTTTGTTTCTCGTCTTGTTGAAGCTTCCTCCACTGATAAGTTTATAGATCCCGTACGAGGCTCCTGCTCCAGCCATAATTCCTAGCAGCGCTTTCATATGACCAATTTTGGGTATGACGCTGCCATCGCCCATGCttgaaaaataataagaatCATGAACCGTGTCTTAGTTagatacagtaggctacacttCACAGGTCTTCGGCAAGATAATTTTTACGATTGAGCAGACCATACTGGCAATGCGTCGCTGACTGTTTCCGTAAAGTGCTGGCCGACTACATGCTTTCCCTGATTCCTGCTGTGAATGTGTTCCAAATGTTTCTGCATAAATGACAACATTCAACAAaattattaaataaaaacatatgTGGTGTACAAATTTGTCAATCCATAATGACTACAGTTAATATACAAACTTGAACTTTTATCTACCTACAATATTCTGTCAGTTCCACTGCAATTAGTTGCCCAACATCGAGTTTGGTTGCCTGGTAACGGTAACTTCCAAAAGGACGCTCTTTAAGTGACTAAACTAATAAAGTAGTAGTAGGTAGACAGTAGTGCTACTAGCTGGGGAACAGGGACCACTTTCTGTATTCCACGATCAATAATATTTGACATGGCATCTTTACAAAATGTTGATCCCGCTCTGAAGGAATATATTCTGAAGCACTCCTTACCTCAGATTTTTCAGGTGAAGCTTTAAAGTTGTCACACTGTTTAGATTGGATATGAGATAAGGTGTTACTGTAACTaggtactgtagctctagccGAGTTAGCTACTGTAGCAAGTAGTTGACTAGCAAGGCCAGCTAGTAATGTGAGTCGTTACCTTTAATTAGGCCGGGAGCTATGCTAGCTAATAGAGCTTAGATGTTAATTACTGGCAGCACAATTACACTTGTAGTGTGTCAACAAGGATTATtcataaaattattttattttgtttaatcATCAACAGGCCTTACTCACAGGCCTTTGCGTGTCGTGTCCTGAGAGTCCATTGCATTTCATGGAGATGAAAATTATGGCATTGCAGGAGAACCACCAAGATATGGAAATTGATTGGTAGGCAGAAAAATTAATTGACATGGTCACTTGGGGGCGTACTTTCTGTACTTTTCCAAGGCAAAGAAAAATCACATAGATTTGTTATCtattatattgtaaattataatGCAAATTTGTAATAGTAGGTACCTTTATTTCTAGGCACACTTTGATTGATAATTCTGAGCGAGTTGCCATGACTTCCCTGGCAGGCCGGCTGGTGCACAACATCATTGGTAGCCATGACAACAGCCTGGTATGATTCCATGGTTTCCTGGTCCTGATTAAAATTGGGACCGAATTTAACCAGTTGACTGTTCACTGATTATGCAAAGTTATCAGTGgtgttattccccccccccccccccccccccatcagttTCATTCACATCTTGTTGAGAAGGCCTACACCTGCTACCGAAAATGTTTACTGAATATGTGCTTCAGGTAAGTGCTTTTTATCATAAGCAAGTTTCAGTTTGCTTATAACTAAAATAATAACATTAGAAACATGTTTCCTCAAATGCTTTATTTCAAGGATAGGTCAGTGTAAAGTCTTTGCAGAACAGCAGTGGGACATTAAATAGGATTAGCGCCAGAAGACAAGGAACCAGAATGATTTAAAAACAACAAGAAAGTCCAAACATGCTAAGAGAGGTTATGCACCATCTCAAGAGTGAAAATGATTTTCTTGCCAAGAACAGGATGGAACTGTGTCAGTCACAAGTTGCTTAAACAATTGTATAAATAGCATGGGGATTTGTAATTGACCTTCTGGCATTACAATACCTTACATTTCTTAACATTATTGGGTCTGGCTGTTCTTGTGAGTCTGTGTTGGTTAAGGAACATCTGGACATAGCTCTGCCAGATGGCTTGGCCGCACTCTTAGTGACTTTGAAAGCAGACAACATTTTTTTACCCATAGTGTTCTCTTGACTGAACACAGTTGCAGTCTGTAAGGTGGCCTACCCTTTGGGAACCCTCATGGGAACACACTGCTAGGCTCTGGGCCGGTCGGTCACGATGACTGTGGGCTAGTCTAGAAAACTGTTCTGGGGGAGGAATCCTCCACTGTTCTGGGGGAGTAATCCTCCACTGTTCTGGGGGAGTAATCCTCCACTGTTCTGGGGGAGTAATCCTCCACTGTTCTGGGGGAGGAACCCTCCACTGTTCTGGGGGAGTAATCCTCCACTGTTCTGGGGGAGTAATCCCTCACTGTTCTGGGGGAGGAACCCTCCACTGTTCTGGGGGAGGAACCCTCCACTGTTCTGGGGGAGGAACCCTCCACTGTTCTGGGGGAGGAACCCTCCACTGTTCTGGGGGAGGAACCCTCCACTGTTCTGGGGGAGGAACCCTCCACTGTTCTGGGGGAGTAATCCTCCACTGTTCTGGGGGAGGGACCCTCCACTGTTCTGGGGGAGGAAACCACTGTTCTGAGGGAAACTTTCTAAGCTCAGTCCAGGAGGACTTGTATAGCCACCACTGCTGTAAAAACTACCCTCTAGTGGTGCAGGATTGTAGCCAGTTAGAGACACTCTGCTCAGCTTTGTTGAAGCTTGTTCATTAGGTTTATAAAAACTACCATCTGCACCACCAAATGCTCCAGGAGTTTCAAACATGTTGGAAATGGGTCCCCCCACCACAGGGACCATGTAAGATTTGCCAGGCCAAGAAGGCAGACCAGGGCCTTGACTGTCAGCAGTAGTGATTGGTTCATGGGTTACAGATAGGGGATAAGAAACAAAGAGGTTTCTTTTTTGGCTTTGGAGGTCATCGTTGGCCATCTGATTGATATTGCTGGCCATATTCCACTTCTGGTCTTTTCTGAGTGCAGGTTGGGCAGGCTTTTGCACAATAGAGGTGTAGCCAATCTGGGACTCACTGCCGGGCAGCGAAGTGGAAGGAATGAGGAAGGAGGTTTTCAGGGAATtcactaatttgaaaaaatcaTTCATGGTTGGAAAACTGACTCCATTTTCAACCCCACCTTGCGAAGACTTCTCAATTAAGTAAGTGTAGAGAGGCTGGACATTGTTACCATaatcaggtttctcatgtgagTCAGAAGGGGCACCAGGGTACCTGACTCTCTGCTGGGGTTTACTTTGGCCAGTGCCAGCCAGGACAGGTCTACCCATCGGCGGGTCAGTGCGGCTGGGTGTTGGCCAACGTGCATTACTTAACTGCTTTGGTTTAGGGGCTTGAAGGGCGGATACTGTCAGGTGAGTAGAGAAGCGTTTGGGACTAATAGCTGGCATTTCAtagtttgtgtgtagagtttcaGGACCAGAGTCTGGAACGCCTTTGGAGTTGAAGTGGTATGAGGTGTTCTGGTGAGGGACAGGTACAGGTCTGGAGCTGTCGGCCTCAGCACTGAACCAAAACGCAGGCACCAGACTATAAGCTAGCAAAGAAAagatgtatttgaaattttaGCTTCAAGGCCCTCCCTTAAAACAATGTGCTAATAAATAAATCATATGTGTTGGTTCCTTTAAAGAATTGTGAGTGTGGTTCTTAAATACTCACCTTTCTGAGCAGGGAAACAAATGGAGCCTCCGAACCATAGAAAGAAAATCCACGAGACCCTATACACAACATTAcacatttacatccaaatctcCTGACAACCAGAAGACATGAAGCTGTGGAACAAACCTCAAGGAACACACCTTAAAGATAACCAAAGAGTCATTATGATTTTAAGATGAGTTTCAGTGTCCTGTGACAGTTCCAGTTGCTGTTTAAAACTCGAACCCCAGGGGCTGTTCCAGAGCTTTCCTGACTGATAAGGGTTAACCTTGGTGCAAACTGGTCTTAGAAAGTtagtcactctctctatctggtAGATTAGAGACACCTGGTGTTGTGAAACCAGCCTCCATGGCCCAGTGCCAACACTAAACCAGCCTCCATGGCCCAGTGCCAACACCAAACCAGCCTCCATGGCCCAGTGCCAACACCAAACCAGCCTCCATGGCCCAGTGCCAACACCAAACCAGCCTCCATGGCCCAGTGCCAACACCAAACCAGCCTCCATGGCCCAGTGCCAACACCAAACCAGCCTCCATGGCCCAGTACCAACACCAAACCCCTACAACTTAAACCCAGGAATATTTTTTAAGAAAAAGCTAACTTGTCTCTTGCCTATTCCCTTTAGATCTCTACCAGTTGTAGAGTGGAATGACCAGATTGACCCTGCAACTATCCTTCTTATTTGAAATGTTTAAAAGATGAGTACATACAGTGATTAACCCTGTTTATTTGATGCTTTGTAAAAGTAAATGCCACAGAGGTTTGACCAGAATTATGTAATCTAGATATGAATGTGTATACCTATTCAGCATAGGAGAATGTCTGAAACGGTTGACCTGGGACTAAATTTACCAAATCATTCACCTAAGCAGCACTTATCTTTACTGCTCTTGGCATCTGAAATTGACCTTTTTATGATGCTCATGCAGGTAGACATGATCCATGACGTGACCCAGGATCTGTTCAGGTGTTATTCAATCCTGCAGCTCCTGTTTCTTTAGAGTCGCCTGGATCGTGTCAGTGTAGGGTATCACTGGCTGCCTGGGTCTTGTTGACTGCTATCTGAATATCTAATCATCTTCTACTGCTCAGAACAAGCAAAATACTGGATCATATCTCTCTTGTTGAACAGGGCATCCACCTGCATTGGGTGGATGTTATGTGGTTCCCTCTTGGCCTAGTATTAAAAAAGCTAATGGGTGGGGTAAAGGATGAGTCATGTTCTCATTCCATGTTCAtctgcctatctgtctctctgcatcacACCTGCTtgccacctgcctgcctgccttcttgTCTCTCTGCATCACACCTGCTtgccacctgcctgcctgccttcttgtctctctgtgtctgactacCCACCTGGCCACCTGCAAACTCACTGAATTAATGatgctgtgtttgtgggggCTGACAGGGCTTGGAAAAAGTTTATTTTGGAGAAGAGGAGCGAGGCAGTAGAGCTGATGATGAACATGGATGTGGCAAATACTCACTACAGCCTATGGAGACAGAAAGTGGCACTTGGCCGGTGGATGGAATGGGTGCAGATCCGAAAGACTAGGCAAAATGGTTGGTGACAAGTTTTCCAACGAGTAAAGAGTGACTAACGTATCAGATTTAGGGGTAGATATCACAGTATTTACTGAGAGAAGTAGAGAAGGTCTATTTGAAAACCCCACATTATTTACAAACCCTTCACAATGACCCTGCttttacttttaaattcagaGGCTATGAAAAAGATTGCGCAAGTTTGGACTGTCGTCTACTGCAAGATCATCATAGGTGCGTGGAGGTTCGTGGTACAGGACGCAAAGAAGACAAAGGACTACTTTGAGGTAAAATGGGGCACCACATgaactggggagtcgcacagggtgatgggagtgagtggggctgtattcttcctgtccacaaccatctccactgtcttgagAGCATTGAGCACAACTTCGAGCAtcgagctctaagttgttctggctacaccaggttgtcagcttcccacctatagtcagactcatctccACCAGAGTcaggccatgttaactgcgtcgtctacagacctgttggctctgtaggcaaactgcagaggGTCTaggagagggtctgtgatggctttgagctGTGCCGGCACCAGGCACTCAAAAGACTttattaccacagaggtcagggcgacgggtctgtagtcattgagtcctgttggccttggctttttgggcacagggatgatggtggaggacttgagacaggctggcacatggcatgtctccagagaggtgttaaagatgttggtgaacaccggagacagctggtcagcacaatgcttgagggtggcaggagagacagcgtCTGGCCCAGCTTCTTTGTGGGGGGTACTGCCTCTTGAACAGTctggg of Osmerus mordax isolate fOsmMor3 chromosome 4, fOsmMor3.pri, whole genome shotgun sequence contains these proteins:
- the armc10 gene encoding armadillo repeat-containing protein 10, whose product is MGDGSVIPKIGHMKALLGIMAGAGASYGIYKLISGGSFNKTRNKKSASSGSRGLKSTETGDIVLHPGSLLAKVSGLEVVRAHRANAKCRTVDQASTESTGDIVSKSSGSLEPQHLEMLLSLLQNNHPSDRAEILLTLGNTAAFTVNQDLMRELGGLHVIAGFLSDPVPEVRVQTLNALNNLSMNIRNQELIKVYVPQVLELIEMSPVNSDLQLAALRLLTNLSVTDEHQHLLCGSVSLLLSLLVVSNEVLQIQVLKVLVNVSSNPDMMDDIVQAQAPASVVLLFDGRTSPAVLLRLLTFAGNLKAWRPSALVAEDLRRRQDCLYRVLLDQSSQLHSRLVQLLSHPEGEVRAQVARILT